Part of the Pedobacter roseus genome is shown below.
TGCACTTTCCGATGTCTTCGATCTTGACCGAGTTTGTTTAAAGCTCGAGGGCCACGGCAGAGAGACGATCGACAGTGATACGGATGTAAGCCGTACAGTCGGTTGGTTTACCACGATATTTCCTGTTGTCTTCGAGATGTTGCACCGAGGCGATAAATTGCGTCATCTGATCGAGGTTAAAGAGGCTCTTCACCGCATTCCCAATAAAGGTATCGGCTACGGAATCTTACGCTATATCTGCGGGTCTGGCTATAGCCTATCACCTGAGGTGAGCTTTAACTACCTTGGAGACTTCGGTTCTGGTGTGGGCGGCGACGGTGATGACTCCCTTTTCAGCTTTTCCAGTGAATACCATGGGAGTCCAGTGTCGCCTCTGCGCCAGCGTGACTCATTGCTCTCGGTTTCCGGCATTCTTGTGAACGGAAGGATTAGCCTTTCAGTCGCCTATAGCCATGCCCAGTTCCGGGAGGAAACAATTTCAAGGTTTGTTTCAAGCTACCGCGCCCAATTGGTTAGCATGATCAATATCCTTTCATGCGAAACCGAGCGGCATATCACGCCTGTTGACCTGACCTACAAGGGGCTTTCCGTACCCGATGTAAGTGAGATTGGAAGTGGCCATACCCTGGAGGATGTTTATCCGCTAGGCCCTCTCCAAGAGGGTCTCTATTACCATTGGTTTTCTTCGCCTTCTTCTCCCGCCTACTTCGAACAGATGAGCTACCGCGTGTATGGCGAGCTGGATATTTTTCGCCTAGAGTCGAGTTACCGCACTCTGGTCTCACGGCATGCGGTCCTGCGCACTTTCTTTACCCAAGATTATGGGGATCGTTTGTTACAGGTGGTTAGCCATAGCATCGATGGCTGCTTTAACTATCTTGATGTTTCAGGGGACGAGAATTTCTCGATGGACTCTTTCAAGTCAGCTGATCGTTTGCGTGGGTTCGACCTCCACAGAGGCTCGCAGATGCGCCTGAGCGTTATTTGTCTGGGCAGCAAAGAATATGAGTTTGTCTGGAGCCACCATCACATACTGATGGACGGCTGGTGCGTTGGGATATTGATCCGGGAATTTTTCCAGATGTATTATAGTCATCTTGTTGAAGATTCCCCAATGCTGGGACGGATCTATCCTTATTCTGATTACATCAAATGGCTCGGAACCATCGACAGGGAAAGCAGTATTTCCTACTGGCGGGGCTATCTTTCGGGGTACGATAGTATTTCTGAGGTTCCAAAGTCGAGAAAGGCCGGTCCCCCTGTCCGTAAAGAACAAGCTCTTGTGATAAGTGACGGGCTGTATGATAAGCTCCGCTTGCTGTCAGGGGAAATGGGTGTAACTGAGAATAGTTTTATCCAGACGGTATGGGGAATGCTTCTTGGGATATACAACGGAAGCAGTGACGTTGTTTTCGGTTCTGTTGTGTCCGGACGTCCCCCGGATATTGCTGGCATCGAGGAGATGGTCGGTCTGTTCAGTAATACCATACCAGTACGGGTACGCTCTGTGCCCGGTACAAGTTTCCGTGATCTCTTAAGGGCGGTACAGGAACAGGCCATAGACAGTCTTGATCATCATTATGTGCAACTTGCCGAGATACAGTCTTGCAGCAGCACTGGCGGGATACTTTTTGATCATATATTGGTATTCGAGAACTATCCCATCGGGGAGATTGTATCGACGTCAAGTGGGAGTGAAGGCTTTTTGGTATCCCGAACCGATATGTTTAATGAAAACAGTTTTGATCTTACGGTAGTTGTGGTTCCTGGGGAAAAGCTTGGTATAAGGTTTACTTACAATAACAATATTTACTCAGATAGAACTATTTCCCGTCTTGGGGAGCACCTGCTTGAAGTTATCAGTTCAGTGCTATCCCATCCCGACCGTTCTATTGGTGAGGTTGGTTATGTTGGCGATGCAGAGCGTGCAGTTATACTTGGAGAGTTCAATGCTACCTTATCAGCCTATCCTTCTGAAAAGACGCTCGTGAGCCTTTTCGAGGAACAGGTATCCCTGAAAGGGGATTCTACAGCTCTTGTTTTTGGGAGCAATCGTCTTACATATGATGAGCTAAATACCCGTTCGAACCGTCTTGCACACTATCTTAGGGATGAGTACGGGATCCGTAGCGGCGAGCTGGTTGGAATTCTTTTAGATCGCAGCGACTGGATGGTGGTATCTCTCCTTGGGGTACTAAAGTCTGGGGGTGCCTATGTTCCCATCGACCCTGATTATCCCGCTGATCGAATTGCCTACATACTTTCAGATAGCGGCTGCCGAACTGTTATAGACAGTGCGGAGCTTGCACGTTTCTTCCTTGTGATGGATGGTTTTTCCGTTTCAAATCCTATCTTGAGCTGCATTCCGACGGATCTTGCGTATGTGATCTACACCTCTGGCTCGACGGGTACACCTAAGGGTGTAATGATTGAACATAGGAACGTGGTCAACTATATTTCTTGGTTTATCACCAATTTCGGAGATAACTGCAATACTTTGCTTTTGTCGAACATAACCTTTGATGGGGTAAAAACCGCACTTTTTGGGGCTTTATTGAGTGGAAGTACCCTGCACGTGGTCGAGCGGGATGTGTTATATGCTCCTTTAAAGCTAACAAGATATATATTTGACAATGGCATCGGTTTTTTAAAAATTATCCCCTCTTTGCTGAAATTGCTAGTATCCGAGGTCGAAAGTTTTGATCTCCTTGCCAGATCTAGAGAACTGGGACTTCTTGTTATAGGTGGGGATGCGATTGATCTAGGGGATGTTTCAAAGCTCAGGGCCTGTGGGCGAGAAATAAGAATGATCAACCATTATGGTCCTACCGAGACCACGGTTGGTGTTTTAACATATGAGATCGGGAGTGTGTGCAGCAGTATACCTATCGGTCGTCCGATATCGAACAGCCGGGTTTATATAATTGACGGTTTTGGTGGTCTCAGCGGTATCGGTGTACCGGGGGAGATCTGTGTTGGTGGTGCAGGGGTCGCCCGGGGTTACCTTAACCTTCCTGAACTGACCTCATCACGGTTTGTTCCCGACCCTTATTTCCCAGGGGAGCGGATGTACCTAACGGGTGACCTTGGCCGTTGGCTTCCTGATGGCAACATCGAGTTCCTTGGCCGTTCTGACGATCAAGTCAAGATCAGGGGCTACCGTGTTGAGCTGGGCGAGATCGAGAACGTGCTTGTTGGACATCCCGGTATTGAGAGCTGTGTTGCTGCCGTTCGCGGCATCGGTTCGGATCGTGAGCTTGTATGTTACTTTACCGGCTCTTCTGAGCTTTCCAGCGGGGATCTCCGTTCCTATCTTTCCGGTCTACTTCCATCTTACATGGTGCCCGGGCACTATGTGCTCCTTGCATCGCTTCCCCTTACGGGTAACGGAAAGGTGGACCGCCGTGCACTTCCGGACCCTGCGGGACTTGGTGTTTCCACGGGCATGGATTATGTTGCTCCCTCGACAGATATAGAGCGGGAGCTCGTATCTATCTGGGAAGAGGTGCTCGGCCGTGAGGGCATAGGTGTCATGGACAATTTTTTCGAGCTCGGGGGCAATTCTATAAAGGTAATTTATCTATATCGCGAGATCAAAAAGCGTTATTTAGATGAAATACAAATACATGAAATATTCAGTAACCCAACAATTTTCCAACTAAATAAGCTGATACGGATAAAAAATAACTTGGAACTGGATGAAAATATACTTAAAAAAGGAAATTTTTAATTTATTGTTTTATGAGAATTTGCGGATTGAAACTTACACATGACGGTGCTATAGCTTTGATTGAAGATAATAGGTTGGTCTTTTGTATGGAGCTTGAAAAGTTAGATAACAATTCAAGATATAGTATGATCGATGAGGCTTCCATAATTGAAGAAATCTTAAATGAACAGGGATACGAGATTTCACAAATAGACCATTTTGTGATAGATGGTTGGGGAGGCTATAATCCTGATGAACTTGCAATACAACCTCGTCTCAAACTCGGGAAGGAGTTTAATTATCTCTCGATCTTTAATAATAATAACATCTACGAATTGAAAGTGGCCCAATATCAAGAGGAAAATTTAAAGAGAAATATCCTTGAGCCCTTGAAATTTGACGGATTGAAAATTAAACAGCATCAGATCTCTTACGAAAGCTACTTACATGTTACAGGGCATGTATTAAGCTCATATTGCACAAGCCCTTTTGCTCAAAATGGAGAAGATGCATTTGTGTTGATTTGGGACGGCGGAATGTTTCCAAACTTATATCACGTTGAATATAAAACCAATACGATAGTAAATTTGGGGCCATTATTTCTTTTAATAGGGAATACGTATACCATCTTTTCACAACATTTCCATCCTTTTAAAACAACAGGTGTTTTCGCTAAAGATGATCTTGGACTCGCAGGGAAAATAATGGCATATGTAGCTTTAGGAGACTGTAAACCTCAACTGTTTGACATCTTTGATGATTTAATTGGGAGGGGTTTCAAGAATGCGATGGGATATGCAAATGTTTTTGCAAATGACCTTAAAAAAGAATTAAATAATCAACAGATCGTTTATGAAGATCAAGATATACTTAGAACATTTCACGAATATATGGGTAAAATGTTGGTGGAGAAATTATCAAAGAAAGTAAAGCGGACAGACAGGGCTCCCCAAAATTTATGCTTGGCAGGCGGTTGCGCGCTCAATATTAAGTGGAATAGTATAGTGCGGGATTCTGGTATTTTTAAACACGTCTACGTACCACCCTTTCCGAACGACTCTGGTAGTGCCATAGGGGTAGCGTGTGCAAAAATGGTTGAAACATCCAATAAAATGTCATTAGAATGGAATGTTTATAGTGGGCCTACTATTATCAAGAACAATCCGACCTCAGGTTGGGGCAGTAAGGCTTTTGATAAGAAGCAATTAGCTCAACTTTTATTCAGCGATGGGGATCCTATAATAGTCCTAAGTGGAAAAGCGGAACTGGGGCCAAGAGCTCTTGGGAACAGAAGTATAATAGCTCCCGCCGTAGCTAAGGATATACGGCAAAAACTTAACTTAATAAAATTACGGGAAGATTACCGGCCGATATCACCGATATGCTTAGAACAATTTGCAGGTGAGATATTTGTGCCAGGTACACCTGACCCTTATATGCTGTTTGATCACCAGGTAAAAGATAAATGGAAGGATAGGGTGCCAGGCATCGTGCATTTGGATAACTCCTCTCGGCTACAAACAATCAATAAGTTACAGAATCCTTTTTTGGCTGAATTGATATATGAATATTATTTGTTAAGCGGCATTCCGTTGATATGTAATACCAGTGCCAACTTTAACGGACGAGGCTTTTTTCCAGATGTTTATTCAGCTACCGAGTGGGGCATGTGTAGATATGTTTGGTGTGATAACACGCTATATTATAAAAATTAAACTGTAGGCGCATATGAGTTCAAAATTTGAAAAGATTGCTGTTATTGGAATGTCGGGTAGGTTTCCAGGTGCCGAAAATCTAGACGATTTATACAGGATATTATGTAGTGGAGGAGATGCCGTAAATGAATTGTCTACAAAAAGGAAAGTAGATACAACTTTAAATATGAAAGACACTTATACAGTTGGTGGTTTTCTAGAGGATATAGATAAATTTGATTACAACTTTTTTAACTACGCGCCAATTGAAGCAATTTCAATGGACCCGCACATCAGACTGTCGTTGGAAAACAGTTATCACTGTTTTGAAAATTCAGGATATGCTCCTGAGTTTTTTAAAGGAAGCAATACAATAGTCGTAAGTTCCGTATCATCTTTAGAATATTATCGTCATGCTGACGAATTCAATTCGTCATTGGTTACCGGGAATACCCCAGCATTTCTCTCTGCGGCAATAAGTCGTAAATTTGATTTGAGGGGAAGTTCTATCGTAGTGGACACATCTTGTTCTTCTAGTCTTTCTGCAATACAGATAGCCTGTGACTCGATTAATTTAGGACGTTCGGATTACGCTCTTGTTGTTAGTACCTGTCTTAACTTATTTCCCAACAAAAACAATGCCCATCCCCTAGGATTGAGTTCAAAAGAGGGCAGATCAAGATCATTTTCATACGATGCTGATGGAATGGCACTTGGAGAAGCTGCTGCTGTTTTATTACTTAAGCCACTAGTGAAAGCTTTACGCGATAAAGATAATATTCATGCTGTTATTAGAAGCATTGCGGGAAATAACAATGGGAATATGTCCGCAAGCCCTACAGCTCCGGATAGTCTTTCTCAAGCGACGCTACTTCTAGAATCATGGAGTATGGCGGGTATAGTTCCACGAGATATTGGATTGATAGAAGGGCATGGATCTGGGACCGAACTTGGTGACTCTATCGAAGTTGCAGGTATAGACTTAGCATTTAAAAAAAGCATTCAGGACATTCATTTTTGTTCGTTATCTACAATAAAAACTAATATCGGTCATGCAGGAAAGGCATCTGGAATAGCAGGTTTTATTAAAGCGATCCTGTCGGTGAAAAACGGTAAGCTTTTCAAAAACCTACATTTCACGAAACCCAATCCGTTGATCAATTTTCAAAATTCTGCCGTTAGAATTCAGGAAAGGCTAGAGGAGTGGTCAACGGCAGAAGATAAGCTCCGAATTGCAGGGGTGAGTTCAATGGGATTAAGTGGTACGAATTATCACTCGATTATCGAACAGGCACCTCAACGGGAAGACAAAAACAGCGGTAGGCAACAACTCTTGTTCATTTCAGGTACCTCAAAAGCAGCAGTTAGAGGAAAAGTCAAACAGCTTATTGAGATGAATCTTGATATGGTAAACATACACGATCTTTGCCATACACTGATTGTCGGTCGCGATCATTTTAAGGTAAGAGAAGCAATTATTGTTCGTAATAAAAAAGACGTAACAACTTTTTTAAACGAATACATTGAAAATAAGTCCCATTCCCTTCCTTTTGATTGTAAACTGAATCCGGTGTTACTATCCCTTCAGCCAGTTAGCTATATTGATAAGGCCAATCTCTTAGCCCACTACCCGTTGTTCAATGAAGTATACAAAAGATGCT
Proteins encoded:
- a CDS encoding carbamoyltransferase N-terminal domain-containing protein; the protein is MRICGLKLTHDGAIALIEDNRLVFCMELEKLDNNSRYSMIDEASIIEEILNEQGYEISQIDHFVIDGWGGYNPDELAIQPRLKLGKEFNYLSIFNNNNIYELKVAQYQEENLKRNILEPLKFDGLKIKQHQISYESYLHVTGHVLSSYCTSPFAQNGEDAFVLIWDGGMFPNLYHVEYKTNTIVNLGPLFLLIGNTYTIFSQHFHPFKTTGVFAKDDLGLAGKIMAYVALGDCKPQLFDIFDDLIGRGFKNAMGYANVFANDLKKELNNQQIVYEDQDILRTFHEYMGKMLVEKLSKKVKRTDRAPQNLCLAGGCALNIKWNSIVRDSGIFKHVYVPPFPNDSGSAIGVACAKMVETSNKMSLEWNVYSGPTIIKNNPTSGWGSKAFDKKQLAQLLFSDGDPIIVLSGKAELGPRALGNRSIIAPAVAKDIRQKLNLIKLREDYRPISPICLEQFAGEIFVPGTPDPYMLFDHQVKDKWKDRVPGIVHLDNSSRLQTINKLQNPFLAELIYEYYLLSGIPLICNTSANFNGRGFFPDVYSATEWGMCRYVWCDNTLYYKN